The Sporomusa termitida genome has a window encoding:
- a CDS encoding D-cysteine desulfhydrase family protein, with the protein MTKIPERINLANLPTPIDKLARLSAQLGGPTIYVKRDDQTGSELSGNKVRKLEYVIHEALQQGADTLITCGGVQSNHCRATAAAAARLGLKATLVLRGSPAAAVAGNLLLDRLLGADIRWVTEAEYRDHRHDIMDNIKAELSRQGHNAYVIPEGASSGLGAFGYYSALAEIIRQEQEQKVRFDAIVVAVGSGGTYAGLLLARELLQTEHKIIGFNVCNDAAYFRHEVEQILQASSAYLAAPVPFAARNTHIIDGYVGRGYALGRPEERQFIHELAKLEGILLDPVYTGKAFYGLVQEIKKGHCRELNTLLFIHTGGLFGLFPQGHEFELG; encoded by the coding sequence ATGACCAAAATTCCGGAACGCATAAACCTGGCGAATTTACCTACCCCCATTGACAAGCTGGCGAGATTATCCGCCCAATTAGGCGGCCCCACAATCTATGTGAAACGGGATGACCAAACCGGCAGCGAACTTTCCGGCAATAAGGTCAGAAAGCTGGAGTACGTTATCCATGAAGCACTGCAGCAGGGGGCAGATACGCTGATTACCTGCGGCGGTGTTCAGTCCAACCATTGCCGGGCCACCGCCGCTGCCGCTGCCAGGCTCGGCCTAAAGGCCACCCTGGTATTAAGGGGCAGCCCCGCTGCCGCCGTTGCCGGCAATCTGTTGCTGGACCGGCTGCTGGGAGCTGACATCCGGTGGGTAACCGAGGCTGAGTACCGGGACCACCGGCATGACATTATGGACAATATCAAAGCTGAACTAAGCCGGCAAGGACATAACGCCTATGTCATCCCCGAAGGGGCCTCAAGCGGTCTGGGGGCCTTCGGCTATTATTCCGCCCTGGCGGAAATCATTCGGCAGGAACAGGAACAAAAGGTAAGGTTTGACGCCATAGTAGTAGCCGTCGGCTCAGGCGGAACCTATGCCGGCCTGTTACTGGCCAGGGAACTGCTGCAAACAGAGCATAAGATCATCGGGTTCAATGTCTGCAATGATGCCGCCTATTTCCGGCACGAAGTAGAACAAATACTGCAGGCCAGCAGTGCTTATCTGGCGGCGCCGGTCCCCTTCGCCGCCAGAAATACGCATATTATCGACGGTTATGTTGGCCGCGGTTATGCACTGGGACGGCCGGAGGAAAGACAGTTTATTCATGAATTGGCAAAACTGGAAGGAATCCTGCTGGACCCGGTCTATACAGGCAAGGCCTTCTACGGACTGGTGCAGGAAATAAAAAAAGGCCATTGCCGGGAGCTGAATACCCTCCTGTTTATCCACACCGGCGGTTTATTTGGCCTGTTCCCGCAGGGACACGAATTTGAGCTCGGCTGA
- a CDS encoding AEC family transporter — MLVGLGIILHRTFNFEMRTFSKLLFYYYIPALTFIKIYEAKTSATLLLLVFGFLVMQFIILYSLSRIIAGIRRLSSPMTASFTNSIVLSNNGNIGIPVNDLVFHHNPLAMSVQMVVVLFEIFVTFTFGILNTSASSTGLQQTAVRFLKTPVFFCFVAGLSFNLFHLQLPGFIWTPVNTIANGMLSMALLSIGAQIARINLNQNTATVLTSSFIRLIIAPVIGFFLISQLHLQGVIAQALWIASAMPTSRNSAALALEYNNEPEFAAQVVLVTTLLSSITLTLVVYSATLLFP; from the coding sequence GTGCTGGTCGGGCTGGGAATCATCCTGCACCGGACCTTTAATTTTGAGATGAGGACATTTTCCAAGCTTCTCTTTTATTACTACATTCCCGCCCTTACTTTTATAAAAATCTACGAGGCAAAAACATCAGCGACACTGTTGCTGCTGGTCTTTGGTTTCCTGGTCATGCAGTTTATTATCCTGTACTCACTTTCCCGGATCATTGCCGGCATCCGCCGACTAAGCAGCCCCATGACGGCCAGTTTCACCAACAGCATTGTCCTTTCGAACAACGGCAACATCGGCATTCCGGTGAATGACCTGGTTTTTCATCACAATCCGCTGGCTATGTCAGTGCAAATGGTGGTTGTGCTCTTTGAAATTTTCGTCACCTTTACCTTTGGTATTCTGAATACCAGCGCCAGCAGCACCGGTTTGCAGCAAACAGCCGTCCGTTTTCTGAAAACACCGGTTTTTTTCTGTTTTGTTGCCGGCCTGAGTTTCAACCTGTTTCATTTGCAGCTGCCGGGCTTTATCTGGACACCGGTCAACACGATCGCCAATGGCATGCTGTCGATGGCGCTGCTCTCGATCGGGGCCCAGATTGCCCGCATAAACCTGAATCAGAACACGGCAACCGTACTAACCAGCAGCTTCATCCGGCTGATTATCGCGCCGGTTATTGGTTTTTTCCTGATCAGCCAGCTCCATTTACAGGGGGTTATCGCCCAGGCATTGTGGATTGCCAGTGCCATGCCAACCTCCCGCAACAGTGCTGCCCTGGCCCTGGAATATAACAATGAGCCCGAATTTGCCGCCCAGGTTGTACTGGTAACCACCTTACTCAGCAGCATCACCTTAACCTTGGTCGTGTATTCGGCAACACTGCTGTTCCCGTAA
- a CDS encoding TonB family protein, translating into MVECGHWKKSFLFSLGLHGVVIFLLAGLGFPFSPPKINNTGEINIQFIHVGEESMDGNGGLAEQAQHVAAPVIGRRAAAPTTVPGHETESRERFIQPDNGAEPVPPAEKNAGAGEITGTNANSAAAAGLYTGGEAGTATQAGGQGAGKGIFGNGNFLANGDGSYTALQAEGISYTIIRDADAKYPEEARSIGYSRVVSVQAKILVGLDGYVENVEILNSVPNLGFKESALKALRSMQFDPIYYKSHNVKMYFTKKIYFQP; encoded by the coding sequence ATGGTGGAATGTGGACACTGGAAGAAATCTTTTTTGTTTTCCTTAGGGCTGCATGGTGTGGTTATTTTCTTGCTCGCCGGGCTTGGTTTTCCATTTTCGCCGCCGAAAATCAACAATACCGGGGAAATTAATATACAGTTTATCCATGTAGGCGAGGAAAGCATGGATGGCAATGGCGGCCTTGCGGAACAGGCACAACATGTTGCCGCTCCGGTCATAGGCAGGCGTGCTGCAGCACCAACCACGGTTCCTGGGCATGAAACAGAAAGCAGGGAACGCTTCATACAGCCGGACAACGGAGCGGAACCGGTTCCGCCGGCAGAAAAAAATGCCGGCGCCGGTGAAATAACCGGCACTAACGCAAATTCAGCCGCGGCAGCAGGCCTATATACCGGTGGCGAAGCGGGAACCGCCACTCAAGCCGGGGGGCAGGGTGCGGGCAAGGGAATTTTTGGCAACGGCAATTTTTTGGCCAATGGCGATGGCAGTTATACGGCATTGCAGGCCGAAGGAATATCGTATACGATTATCCGCGATGCTGATGCCAAGTATCCGGAAGAGGCCCGTTCTATTGGCTACAGCCGTGTTGTAAGTGTCCAGGCGAAAATTTTAGTGGGCTTGGACGGCTATGTGGAAAATGTAGAAATATTAAATTCCGTTCCCAACCTTGGCTTTAAGGAGTCCGCATTAAAGGCCCTGCGGAGCATGCAATTTGACCCGATTTATTACAAAAGTCATAATGTGAAAATGTATTTTACTAAAAAGATATATTTTCAGCCTTAA
- a CDS encoding flavodoxin family protein, with amino-acid sequence MGKNILVLTGSPRQGGNSDMLADAFIKGARAGGHTVAKFATAAKKIGGCRACEACWSKNTACSIQDDFAELEPLLESAATLVLASPLYWFGVSSHLKAAIDKFYAYTRPGCKRPLKIKESLLLICGADEGLGVFTGAIETYKGIVDYMKWQDKGILAVPSVSAKGAIVHTEALKQAEKLGAEI; translated from the coding sequence ATGGGCAAAAATATTCTTGTTCTCACCGGCAGCCCCAGACAAGGCGGCAACAGCGACATGCTGGCCGATGCTTTTATTAAAGGCGCCCGGGCCGGCGGGCATACGGTAGCCAAATTCGCCACAGCAGCAAAGAAGATTGGCGGCTGCCGGGCCTGTGAGGCCTGCTGGAGCAAAAACACCGCCTGTTCGATCCAGGACGATTTTGCCGAACTGGAGCCGTTGCTGGAAAGCGCCGCTACCCTTGTGCTGGCCTCCCCCTTGTACTGGTTTGGGGTATCGTCACATTTGAAAGCGGCGATTGATAAGTTTTATGCCTATACCAGGCCTGGCTGTAAGCGGCCGCTGAAGATTAAAGAAAGCCTGCTTTTAATCTGCGGCGCCGACGAAGGCCTTGGCGTGTTTACCGGTGCCATCGAAACCTATAAGGGCATTGTCGATTATATGAAATGGCAGGATAAAGGCATACTGGCTGTCCCCAGCGTGTCCGCCAAAGGTGCTATTGTTCATACCGAGGCCCTGAAGCAGGCGGAAAAGCTGGGAGCAGAGATCTAA
- a CDS encoding MFS transporter, with protein MERQQEYSQYRWVIMLLMFSSFVLTFLARFAWPPLIPVVVPVLNMNMSQAGAYMMAFYIGYVITQIPAGMLADRFGVRTILGVSLVIEGISTWAMGSITSFDMGFVLRVVTGLGAGAIMACCARALMEWFPAHERGTAFGLLLAAPSGGLLLANYIVPTLNALFSWQGAFQGIGIATAILGVLIYLLVKTSDEPKGEKSFFGGFKVFFANRNIVLVAVAGFCLMWMELGVATWANVYIKNLGFTVKEAGTVLIWYSVGGVIAPVISGWVSDRLGNRKHLVIAAYLISAPLTVYFGSQTTLSMLNMAGFVYGFCSYLANPHLSLMVSEFAGKEWAATANGITNFIFQLASMIGPLVLGGVIDLTGNFSTVWYMMAAGPIVGILALLPLRPLTNQV; from the coding sequence ATGGAACGTCAACAAGAGTACAGCCAATATCGTTGGGTAATTATGTTGTTAATGTTTTCCAGTTTTGTCTTAACTTTTCTGGCCCGTTTTGCATGGCCGCCACTCATTCCGGTGGTTGTTCCGGTGCTGAATATGAATATGTCGCAGGCCGGGGCCTACATGATGGCATTTTATATCGGTTATGTAATTACTCAAATACCCGCAGGTATGCTTGCCGACCGGTTTGGAGTACGTACGATTCTCGGTGTCAGTTTAGTGATTGAAGGAATTTCAACCTGGGCCATGGGCTCAATCACCTCTTTTGATATGGGCTTCGTGTTAAGGGTTGTGACCGGCCTGGGGGCAGGCGCAATTATGGCCTGCTGCGCACGGGCGCTAATGGAATGGTTTCCGGCGCACGAAAGAGGAACGGCCTTTGGCTTGCTATTGGCAGCGCCATCCGGCGGGTTACTGCTGGCAAACTATATCGTGCCGACACTCAATGCCCTATTTTCCTGGCAGGGAGCTTTTCAGGGTATTGGTATTGCCACCGCCATCCTGGGGGTATTAATTTACCTGCTGGTCAAGACTTCAGATGAACCCAAAGGGGAAAAGTCATTTTTCGGCGGCTTTAAAGTTTTCTTTGCCAACAGGAATATCGTCCTGGTAGCTGTTGCCGGTTTCTGTCTGATGTGGATGGAATTAGGGGTGGCCACCTGGGCGAATGTGTATATTAAAAACCTTGGCTTTACTGTTAAAGAAGCCGGAACTGTTCTCATCTGGTACAGTGTCGGCGGTGTAATTGCGCCGGTCATATCAGGCTGGGTATCAGACCGGCTGGGCAACCGCAAACATCTGGTAATTGCGGCCTATCTCATCAGTGCCCCTTTAACTGTCTATTTCGGCTCCCAAACCACCCTATCCATGCTGAATATGGCCGGTTTCGTTTACGGCTTCTGCTCCTACCTCGCCAATCCTCATTTAAGCCTTATGGTTTCGGAGTTTGCCGGCAAAGAGTGGGCAGCCACGGCTAACGGCATAACAAACTTTATCTTCCAGCTGGCCTCCATGATTGGCCCCTTGGTACTTGGCGGCGTCATTGACTTAACCGGCAACTTCAGTACTGTCTGGTACATGATGGCGGCCGGTCCGATAGTCGGCATCCTGGCCCTCCTGCCATTACGTCCGCTGACAAACCAGGTATAG
- a CDS encoding group II intron maturase-specific domain-containing protein: MHQTIRGWKLHRKTDKELADIAKVVNPVIRGWVNYYGRFYRSAMYPILRKLNQSLIRWVAKKYKRVNGRQKQAQNWWQK, translated from the coding sequence ATGCATCAGACGATACGCGGGTGGAAACTTCACCGGAAAACCGATAAAGAACTTGCTGATATAGCCAAAGTAGTAAATCCAGTAATTAGAGGCTGGGTTAACTACTATGGCCGCTTCTACAGGTCTGCGATGTATCCAATCCTGCGAAAATTAAACCAGAGCTTAATTAGATGGGTAGCAAAGAAGTACAAGCGAGTCAATGGCCGCCAAAAGCAAGCGCAAAACTGGTGGCAAAAATAG
- a CDS encoding uroporphyrinogen decarboxylase family protein produces the protein MSNDVKELYEERLGRYQNAIALQPVDRIPIAIGSNNFAESYTASLQEVIYNPQKWLQSELDFVRDFPEFDALRNNRFWAPMYDALGVRTYKFPGRDLAPHVATQFVESEYMLADEYDALIANPGQFMLEKFLPRVFSEMDKDSARSHFAFLKAGLAQGMYAEIMRNRSIQLQNQCGMPQPVTGAFLAPFDAIGDVLRGLTGVLRDIRRCPDKVLEACDVLAPIMARFALSTADPLRRYPIFVPTHKPTFMSPKQFDTFYWPSFKKTMEMIIAAGYKIRMYMEGDWGKHWHHVLELPKGTILCDIDDQGDIFKAKEDIGHHMCIAGGILSRMFILGTPEEIDARVKLLCEKLGPGGGYIMGGGCYLPGNSKPENVRAMVDAVMKYGWYDKSIKARPLPPLPVSSQIPGLGEQHVLTPWAVKNAEMGGVLGDEELIRKPWETIEGMAFNWLWSWSM, from the coding sequence ATGAGCAACGATGTTAAAGAACTTTATGAGGAACGCCTTGGCAGATATCAAAATGCGATTGCCTTGCAACCGGTTGACCGGATTCCCATTGCCATCGGCAGTAATAATTTTGCCGAATCCTATACGGCCAGCCTGCAGGAAGTCATCTATAATCCACAGAAATGGCTGCAGAGCGAGCTGGACTTTGTCCGGGATTTTCCCGAATTTGATGCCCTGCGGAATAATCGCTTCTGGGCCCCCATGTATGATGCGCTGGGGGTCAGAACCTACAAGTTCCCCGGCCGCGACCTGGCTCCCCATGTTGCTACCCAGTTTGTAGAGTCTGAATATATGCTTGCCGACGAATATGATGCCTTAATTGCCAATCCGGGCCAGTTTATGCTGGAAAAATTTTTACCACGGGTATTTAGTGAAATGGACAAAGACTCGGCCCGCTCTCATTTCGCCTTCCTCAAAGCCGGTTTAGCCCAGGGCATGTATGCCGAGATCATGCGCAACAGAAGCATTCAATTACAAAATCAGTGCGGCATGCCGCAACCGGTCACCGGGGCATTTCTCGCTCCCTTTGACGCGATCGGCGATGTGCTGCGCGGTTTGACCGGAGTGCTGCGTGATATCCGCCGCTGCCCTGACAAAGTACTGGAGGCGTGCGATGTTCTGGCCCCCATTATGGCTCGGTTCGCCCTGTCGACGGCAGATCCGCTGCGCCGCTACCCGATATTTGTGCCGACCCATAAGCCCACATTCATGTCGCCTAAACAATTTGACACCTTCTACTGGCCATCGTTTAAGAAAACAATGGAGATGATTATCGCTGCCGGCTATAAAATCAGAATGTATATGGAAGGCGACTGGGGCAAACACTGGCATCATGTGTTAGAGCTGCCGAAAGGCACGATCCTCTGTGATATTGATGACCAGGGAGATATTTTTAAAGCCAAAGAGGATATTGGCCATCATATGTGTATCGCCGGCGGCATTCTCAGCCGGATGTTCATTCTGGGAACACCGGAAGAAATCGATGCCCGGGTCAAACTCCTCTGCGAAAAACTGGGCCCAGGCGGCGGCTACATCATGGGCGGCGGCTGCTATCTGCCAGGAAACTCCAAACCGGAAAACGTCCGGGCCATGGTGGACGCAGTAATGAAATACGGCTGGTATGATAAGAGCATTAAAGCCCGCCCGCTGCCGCCCCTGCCTGTCAGCAGTCAGATACCCGGCTTGGGCGAGCAGCATGTCCTTACCCCCTGGGCGGTTAAGAATGCTGAAATGGGCGGCGTCCTTGGCGATGAGGAGCTTATCCGGAAACCCTGGGAAACTATTGAAGGCATGGCCTTTAACTGGTTATGGTCCTGGTCTATGTAA
- a CDS encoding GGDEF domain-containing protein translates to MRFLHKFTLLLSILIIASSFIQFGIFERSFIATTNSLFLATNEKAAFNVGEQLVAYFNKIETSLKAIATSKQIKNNQVLFDDVNSFIPELDLIFIIDKQGRVLLASGVDGDRTGFDVSQRDYFQQAIQGQTYISGVFAAQSGRKVISIATPIIENGSITGVVFGIVRLHGDTLASMFDDKSFGRGGFIAILDRQGTIVYHNDRSRIGQQGRDFLQLQDVTGSAIMQYDSGADYYLGYSKVPGLDWTVIVNTPAAEMTLLRNRIIYEILAVSSLVILVIIAIGSYTVRRYTKPLDKLVEAFSAVRKGKYKKIAPYGYAAEFSEMIQVYNDTIEKLEEVHAALEDAADIDELTKVYNRRSFDKILGIIESEIKANSLESIGIMILDIDNFKLTNDTQGHLAGDEVLKEFAAIIVSVVGGRAVFRFGGDEFAVIVRNCTCERIAFMAEEIRLRCEESFHGYTVSIGTAVYPDNADSVGALLERADKALYISKEIRNKVTAYKEGY, encoded by the coding sequence ATGCGCTTTTTACATAAGTTTACGCTATTGCTTAGTATATTGATTATCGCCAGTAGCTTTATTCAGTTTGGTATTTTTGAGCGCTCGTTTATCGCTACTACTAATTCTTTATTCTTGGCAACAAATGAAAAAGCAGCATTTAATGTCGGAGAGCAGCTTGTTGCTTATTTTAATAAGATTGAGACTTCGCTGAAGGCGATCGCCACCAGTAAACAAATTAAAAATAATCAGGTGTTGTTTGATGATGTTAATTCTTTTATCCCGGAATTGGATCTGATCTTTATTATTGACAAACAAGGCCGTGTTTTGCTGGCCAGCGGGGTGGACGGGGACCGGACCGGTTTTGACGTGTCCCAGCGGGATTACTTTCAGCAGGCCATCCAGGGGCAAACCTACATCAGTGGTGTTTTTGCAGCCCAGAGCGGGCGGAAAGTGATCTCCATTGCAACTCCCATCATTGAGAACGGCAGCATTACCGGGGTGGTGTTTGGCATTGTCCGGCTGCATGGCGATACATTAGCGTCCATGTTTGATGATAAATCATTCGGCCGGGGCGGGTTTATTGCTATTTTAGACAGACAGGGGACTATCGTTTACCATAACGATAGGAGCCGCATCGGCCAGCAGGGCCGGGATTTTTTGCAGCTGCAGGACGTGACCGGCTCGGCAATTATGCAGTACGATTCAGGTGCCGATTATTATCTTGGTTACAGCAAGGTGCCTGGGTTGGACTGGACTGTGATTGTGAATACCCCGGCGGCAGAGATGACACTGTTGCGCAATAGGATTATTTATGAGATTCTGGCGGTATCCTCCTTAGTGATTCTTGTCATTATTGCGATCGGCAGCTATACTGTGCGCCGTTATACCAAACCGCTTGATAAACTGGTGGAAGCCTTCAGCGCCGTCCGGAAAGGGAAATATAAGAAGATTGCGCCTTACGGCTATGCAGCCGAATTTAGCGAGATGATTCAGGTTTATAATGATACCATTGAAAAGCTGGAAGAGGTGCATGCCGCACTGGAAGATGCGGCCGATATAGATGAGCTGACCAAGGTGTATAACCGGCGGTCTTTTGATAAAATACTGGGTATTATTGAGAGTGAGATCAAGGCCAATTCGCTGGAAAGCATCGGCATTATGATTCTGGATATTGATAATTTTAAGCTGACAAATGATACGCAGGGGCATCTGGCCGGCGATGAGGTGCTGAAAGAATTTGCGGCGATTATTGTGTCTGTCGTGGGGGGGCGGGCCGTATTCCGGTTTGGCGGGGACGAATTCGCAGTTATTGTGCGGAACTGTACCTGTGAACGGATTGCCTTCATGGCTGAGGAAATCCGGCTGCGTTGTGAAGAATCTTTCCATGGTTACACGGTAAGTATTGGTACCGCCGTTTATCCCGATAATGCTGATTCGGTCGGGGCCTTACTGGAACGGGCCGATAAAGCCCTGTATATCAGTAAGGAGATCAGGAACAAAGTAACCGCCTATAAAGAGGGTTATTAA
- the rnk gene encoding nucleoside diphosphate kinase regulator encodes MRKITMKGLIRVSKTIFITSSDKEKLLKMIGLEKEFHVGDKDYLQNLGRELEQAVVVQPEEIPGDVITMRSQAVLQDLDNDEQMTWTLVYPAEADLAENKISVLAPVGTAMLGYRVGDVVNWEIPSGLIRLQVKEILFQPEASGNFEL; translated from the coding sequence GTGCGTAAAATAACAATGAAAGGGCTGATCCGGGTGTCAAAAACCATATTTATTACCAGTTCGGATAAAGAGAAACTACTGAAAATGATTGGTTTGGAAAAAGAATTCCATGTCGGCGACAAAGATTATCTGCAAAACCTGGGGCGTGAGCTGGAGCAGGCTGTTGTCGTGCAGCCTGAAGAAATCCCCGGTGATGTGATTACCATGCGGTCCCAGGCGGTCCTGCAGGATCTGGATAATGATGAGCAGATGACCTGGACACTGGTCTACCCGGCAGAAGCCGATCTGGCGGAAAACAAAATTTCGGTATTAGCGCCGGTCGGAACGGCGATGTTAGGGTACCGGGTGGGGGATGTGGTTAACTGGGAGATTCCCAGCGGCCTGATTCGCCTGCAGGTGAAGGAAATATTATTCCAGCCCGAAGCCAGCGGCAATTTTGAACTATAA
- a CDS encoding TonB-dependent receptor: MKRKMVVLAAAIMMGICGPVSPASAEETTIELQDLYVNPDYVEIERLRDTKQIIVIKKEEIREKGYKGVSDVLKDIPSISVGATGLGDIDIRGQGSDQSVRNIQVLLDGAPITTFVSHPLSTNYDVVPIEQIEKIEIILGGGSVLYGSGAAGGIINITTNLRSMNKQNKTISSEWNTDGYRLNFNYGEKINDKLTTEIGYFKQDRDLYFKDTYKDSEYFSAGVQYDAGEGQRITFRMSHLAEEGQYIANIQPYKVAQAGRGYVPDYETYTIGLDADGHKITATRRPYLFADRSMDSYNLGYQKNLSRTWKFSSDLFYNTGDFMNSKYEDKRMDHETKGARLKFDHAYSEKGNLLFGLDIYEQTAEIGYNDYKLVSSAQKTYRAVPLSFNYNKKTNAAYLLHNATRGKYTFTQGLRREKIDWNFDKVGNNIDGAGTSERWNTAKELSLAYHYNDTGRVYARYERGYTTPDGIQITDEVRVNGSKKYVGTAAKDEIFDLYEIGLRDKLGISTVNLTLFHSNTDNQMNRLYLFDANGSLTMQTLNMLQTKRKGLELSLRQSFGKLAVQEGYAYLHGQSDYTSFGRNFLEENNGSIIDWTKSGLKKVPRHKGILKADYAFDDKLAVGLKYTYFGKYNNFLKDADKADGGVMQAHSLVDLDMKYKVSEDTEVYGGVTNLTNRRYYEYAGDSFGTIVPGSERTYYLGLKYAFN, encoded by the coding sequence ATGAAAAGAAAGATGGTAGTTCTTGCGGCAGCCATCATGATGGGGATTTGCGGACCGGTGTCGCCGGCTTCTGCAGAAGAAACAACGATTGAACTGCAGGATTTATATGTGAATCCGGATTACGTGGAGATTGAGCGTTTAAGAGATACTAAACAAATTATTGTCATCAAAAAGGAAGAGATCCGGGAAAAAGGCTATAAGGGGGTCTCCGATGTTTTAAAAGATATCCCGAGCATCTCCGTAGGGGCAACGGGTTTGGGCGACATTGATATTCGCGGGCAGGGATCGGACCAGTCGGTAAGAAATATCCAGGTTTTGCTGGATGGAGCGCCGATCACAACCTTTGTCAGTCATCCGTTAAGCACAAATTATGACGTTGTTCCGATTGAGCAGATTGAAAAAATTGAAATCATTCTCGGCGGCGGTTCGGTTCTTTACGGCTCGGGCGCTGCCGGCGGAATTATCAATATCACGACGAATCTGCGCAGTATGAATAAACAGAACAAGACAATTTCGTCAGAATGGAATACAGATGGCTATCGCCTCAATTTCAATTACGGTGAGAAAATCAATGATAAACTGACGACAGAAATCGGCTATTTCAAGCAGGACAGGGATTTATATTTTAAAGATACGTATAAGGACAGCGAGTATTTTTCCGCCGGCGTTCAGTATGACGCCGGCGAGGGTCAGCGAATAACGTTTCGGATGAGCCATCTGGCGGAAGAAGGTCAGTATATTGCCAATATCCAGCCCTACAAAGTGGCGCAGGCGGGAAGAGGCTATGTGCCTGATTATGAAACCTATACCATTGGTTTGGATGCGGACGGACACAAAATAACGGCAACAAGGAGGCCCTATTTATTTGCCGACAGGTCAATGGATTCATACAACCTTGGCTATCAAAAGAATTTAAGCAGAACGTGGAAATTCAGCAGCGATCTTTTTTACAATACCGGCGATTTCATGAACAGCAAGTATGAAGATAAAAGAATGGATCATGAAACCAAAGGGGCAAGACTTAAATTTGACCATGCCTATAGCGAAAAAGGCAACCTGCTGTTTGGGCTGGATATTTACGAACAAACGGCAGAGATTGGCTATAACGACTATAAGCTTGTCAGTTCGGCCCAGAAGACTTATCGGGCAGTTCCTTTATCTTTTAATTATAATAAAAAAACGAATGCAGCTTATCTGTTACATAATGCAACCAGGGGAAAATACACGTTCACGCAGGGGCTGCGGCGAGAGAAAATAGACTGGAATTTTGATAAAGTTGGCAATAACATTGACGGGGCAGGAACCTCCGAGCGTTGGAATACGGCTAAAGAGCTGTCGCTGGCTTACCATTACAATGATACGGGCCGGGTTTATGCCCGGTATGAAAGAGGCTATACCACGCCGGACGGAATCCAGATTACGGACGAAGTAAGGGTTAATGGCAGCAAAAAATACGTTGGCACCGCGGCCAAAGATGAAATTTTTGATCTCTATGAAATTGGCTTGCGGGATAAGCTTGGCATATCCACTGTTAATCTGACTCTGTTCCATTCCAATACGGACAACCAAATGAATCGTCTATACCTTTTTGATGCCAACGGGTCGCTGACGATGCAGACGCTTAATATGCTGCAAACCAAGCGTAAAGGCCTGGAACTTTCCCTGCGCCAAAGCTTTGGCAAGCTGGCTGTGCAGGAAGGCTATGCTTATTTGCATGGACAAAGCGATTACACCAGCTTCGGCCGCAATTTCCTGGAAGAAAATAACGGGAGTATTATTGACTGGACTAAAAGTGGACTTAAAAAGGTTCCCCGGCATAAAGGCATATTGAAAGCCGATTATGCGTTTGACGATAAGTTGGCGGTAGGGCTTAAATATACCTATTTCGGGAAATACAACAATTTTCTTAAGGATGCCGACAAAGCGGACGGCGGAGTTATGCAGGCCCATTCGCTGGTTGATCTGGATATGAAATATAAGGTTAGCGAAGATACGGAAGTATATGGCGGCGTAACAAATCTTACCAACCGCAGGTACTATGAATATGCGGGTGATTCTTTTGGCACGATTGTTCCAGGCTCTGAGCGTACTTATTATCTCGGCCTGAAATATGCTTTTAATTAG